In Ananas comosus cultivar F153 linkage group 7, ASM154086v1, whole genome shotgun sequence, the sequence ATTAGTTCGATATTTACATGATTACATAGCTTTTTTGTAAGGTGGAGTTTAGCTTCTGTATTTTGTTTAGTTATGATCAatccaaatatttttctttctcaagaGAACTCATTGAATCTTTGGAGGACTCGAAATCATTATCTACTGTGCATTGATTTGGAGTTAGGATGGTGTGTGAAGCAACATTTGATCTTAGTTTTTCTTAGTTCAATGTATCGATCAAATATCACTCATCCTATTTGGCACGGTTTGGTTCGTTGGTTCAATTGCTGTGAATCGGCATAACATGGTTGAAGGTAATAATGTTGGCATGACACCATCATATCCATGGAACGTAAACAGAGCTACTTTAATCCATGGAACGTAAACAGAGCTATTTTAATACCACTGATTGTTTGATTTTGTTAATATTCGAATTCAGTTGGTCGTTTTATGGAAATTTGTTATCTGGACAACTGTTGGTAATACCAGATTCCTTGTCTTTTATTACTTCTTGTATTGTGTCTGCCGATTCTCTTTGTAGGCAGATATTACATTGTTTTAGTTGCTTCCAACTGCAATCTTTATTCCTTACAAACTCCTCATGACTTCGTGCCATTGTATATACATATCAAGTACTTTCATGTTGTCTCTTTGATTTATagttatcaattttattcaatttcgCATGTTTCAGTTGATCTTAATTAAGAGTTAAACTGTGTGCTGTGTGCTTCATGTTGTCTCTTTGATTGATTCATagttatcaattttattcaatttcgCATGTTTCAGTTGATCTTAATTAAGAGTAAACTGTGTGCTGTGTGCTTCATGTTGTCTCTTTGATTGATTCATagttatcaattttattcaaTTCGCATGTTTCAGTTGATCGTAATTAAGAGTAAAGTGTGTGCTGTGTGCTTTGTGTTGTCTCTTTGATTTATagttatcaattttattcaaTTCACATGTTTCAGTTGATCTATGAGCTTTCTCGTCTCTATTCCTTTGTAACTTTTGTTCATTAGACGACCTCTCTTTCGCCCCTTACATGAGCATAATTAGTGGTTATCATACACCACCCCTCAAAAGGGGTGTATAAGTAGGCATTACTCAAATCTAGGATTCTAAACAtgtaaattgcattattggcTCTTGAACTTTTCAgagagtttaaattttattcccTGTGATACAAAATCAGATGTGGATAGTATTGATtcatttagattttaattttaattttaatttttaatttttgaaattttaatttttttttctaatttttaaaattattctgtTTGTTAATAcatcttagtcattctttaaaagatttttataatttattatgtgaaataaatttttaaaaattaggaataTAGTTTAGATTTCTGTTTTTTAGATTTGTTCGGATTAGAAAAGATTTTTAAGatcgtgaaatttgatttggataagaattataGATTTATGCCTTGTAATTGGAGGTTGAGGATTACGATGAATTAGTTTGGACTTTTGATTTGGCACCTGTcgtcatatatttttttttgtggccaatatttttttaaaaaaaattttattttctatttccttcctttctttcctcattttttttctttttttttgtttttttaaaattttcttctaaacttgctttttaaattttctaaaataaatttccAAAATTTTCTGACCTTTTTTCATTTATCGGCTACGTTTTTAAtcttcttttaattttcttatttttttcaaaatattacagagtaaaaaaatttcagCCGCACTTCTCTTTTggattttgttttcttctttttactccgaaaattagtttaaaatttttaaaatttttaatcttttttaaaagtgaatattattttaaaatttttagaaaattttaaatttagttttgaaTAGATTTTGGGTTCATCACTAGTACGATAGGTTGTAATTTTTTCAGTTTGTTCTCTATTACCCTCACTTTCTAAACATCgagttttatttttcatttgtaAGTTGCAGTGTTagaattgaattttatttttcatttgtaAGTTGCAGTGTTAgaattgaattttcaaaaatgttTAGGAGCAATTTGAGTTAGCTACATAGTTGGAGTTTGAAACCCTTCTGATTGAACTGGGTTAAGATTTGCATGTTCGCTTTCaaaatctaatctttcaaaTGTATGATTCTGAAATTTGTCATTCTTGTGTGAATCTGGATTTACATGTGAATATCTAAAGAAAGCTACAGTGCTTTTGCTGCAGCCGGAAGCAGCAATTATCATTTGAATTTCGACAGCAAGAGTTTCAATTTGACACCACTATAAATTAAAGCCACTCTTACACCACTTTAGATTATCTTGGTTTGTGACCCAAAGCTTAGCCTTCCTATGCTAAAATGCTCAATGGTGTCTATGTTCTTACATGTTATTTTCTTAAAAACTCgtgtatattatttatttattgcgGACCGTAAAgtcgttttttttaaaaaaaaaaataataaatttggcTGAAAGTATGAATCAGTTATGAACTATCAAGTACTTTACTAATTACGCTAAGAACAGTGggtaaaatacatatatactttTGATCTCATTTATATTGAATATAATATGTTTTCAAATTCAggtaacctctctctctctatatatagggctaggctcctatgctttcgaaagtacggaaggtcccgtgcttgtaagttgtttttgatgatgggacatccaatTCGGctatcggttccgttaaacttgatctatgctattggaactatctagaaaccaaatgtcataattttttgatttcgtttgtctagtggacgagtagcctcaaaatgaacggctgaaaataaaaatctcataaaaaacagtgataaagaattcaaattttaaattagaagtattgatcttactacttatgttaagtagaattttctattaaattttcatgtaatttggatacttctacaccgttgaacttaaaaatgtgccacatcgaccgttaaaatagtcaatttttagaccttttgatcgcttagtaaatgatgtcaaaaaaatctaaaatttggtttctagatagttccaatagggtaaatcatacctaacggagccgatcatcgaatcgaacgtcctatcatcgaaaacaacttataagcacggggcctcccatactttcgaaagtacggaagacGGACtctatagagctaggctcctatgctttcgaaagtacgagaggccccgtgcttgtaagttgttttcgatgatgggacatccgattcggctatcggttccgttaaatttaatctaggctattggaactatctaaaaatcaaatttcataattttttaatttcgtttgtctagtgaaatatatatatatatatatatatcacgaCAAAATCAACAGCCGTAATATTTCTCATCTCTCCTACTAAGGTTTTTCAAAACTTAGACCCGGTAGTTTTGGAGTGTAATCTCCACGCGTTATTTCCATTTTTTGACTCATTCTTTTCTATTTATCCACCTATGAAAATATTCTCTTTCGAATTATTTTAGCCAATGAAATTAAACTTATCATTTcgaattacaaaaaaaaattacatcatgtacggtaaaaaaattaattaattaatttttttattttaatatataacatTACATTCCGTATACGAGTCAAAAAACAATATAGCTTAATAATAGCAAATGACATTAAGTAATTTTAATTCAGttgattaaattattaaaatttaaacatataaataaaaaattatgggtgtttgttataaaaaatatctgGGAAATATCCCCATGTTTAATTCCTCCTTAAAATACTTTTCACAACTAGGGTTTCTACTTTACGATATACACACtcaaaaaccaaaaccaaaaaaaaagaaaaaagaaaaaagaaaaaaaaaaaaaaaaaaaaaagaagaaaagaggttGTAAAATGAGGGTGGGCGTAGAGAACCTCATGGGGAGGTTCTTCTATGCGGACGTGGAGGAGAATGCGACGGTGGGGACGCTGAAGAGGGAGATCGCGACCGTCGATGCGACGCTGCACGAGAGCCGCTTGATCCTGATGCTCCCTACCGGCCGTCTGATGACGGATGAACGGCGCGCGCTGGCCGAGTACGGTGTGCTCGACGGGTCCATCGTGTACCTCTTCTTCACCTCCGCACCAATCGATCCCCATTGGCTCGCTTATTTTCaggattttttttagtttttttttttaaatagagagTAATaatgttttttattattattactatgaatttttggctttttatttttatttttattttattttttggggtatAAAGAGATTACGTAGTTGCAAATTATTGTAAAATTGATTTGTTACGTATctcaaatggaaaaaaaaaagaaaaaaggaaaggtGAAAATATAGGGGTTTGATTTATTTGATCTTCAAACTTAGCAGGATATTTATACTTTCTCTCTGTACtcaatttcttatttataatatttgttaTTAATTACCATTCGATTATATCAACATCCatggttattttattttaatttaaagctgaaaataaaaaatctcgaaagactcaatatataatatagaacaaaattgaaaaaaaaaattgagggacTAAACATGCAATATAAAAACATTAGTTCATTTTAGTTTATTAAGAAgggttaaaaaataaagttgtgttgaaatactattagtagcaaatgaATTTTGTTGTTATTAGTAGCAAACATTAGTTcattttttactttgattttaaaatcgGTAAATATAAATAGAGTTAAATTAGTCGACGGCACTTTTACCGTCTTAAGTGTAAGTgacgaaaaacttgatagtcGATATCAAAGGTTTCAAGTATGAAGCTTgattgcttcacattttcagctaaatttattttttcaaacaaTAGATCAGATATGATCAATATATTACcattctctcttaaaaaaaaaaaaaaagtttactttGGGAAACTTCACTATACAAACACATACCTAGTTTTGACCCCGCACGCTATAATTATTCAAAACTGTGCAAATGTAGTGCACATGTTACTGTTCAAAACAGGGCTTCAGATAAAATCATCTTCGATCATCTGGTCCCGTTCTTCTTACCCAGACTTCTAAAAATATctatatctaaaaatatatgtatattaatcCGATATATGAGGTACGagctctaaatttatttaagttcGTACGTGTGGTAACTTGAACATCTAAAATTAGATCACTTGCCTACGAGATTACCAGTGATTTggtaatttatgaattttttttcaaaagttttaactGGTAGTTATTTGGACACGCGAAAACCCCTCTTCATTGCGCACATGATAGAAAAAATTGCTGTCCCCTGCAACTTTAATGACGAGTATATCGCATTTAAGCTTTGTCCATTGTCATGTTGGAATTAATTATATATCGCTATTTATCTTCAAAGAGTTACCGCAAAGGTCTGAAGTTCGAGCCTAGTGTTGATATTCTGAACAGTTGTTCTAAGATGTTAAGACCAATCTCAAGATTTGTTTGGCTCACCTATTTTAGGATCTGGAATCAAATTGAAATAGTCTGATTTCGATaatatttgtttgttttataggaatcgaattttaattcttattctatTCTGAAATGAAAATAATCCAATTCATTATGATCCAAACttaaaccaaatatttttggatgaatTGTCATCTCATTTTTCATGCTAATATtgcaattcaattttattttccaattcCATTCTAATCATAGACCAAACATGCCTTCAAACTATTTTCTGTTAAACTGATACATATTTTTGGTAGtgttaccatatatattacatgccatatatataccatataatatatatatatatatactactatttatattatatatatatggtaacagGCAGTATGATATAATATCCAATTTAAGTTATTGTTCCTTCAAGATCCTTATTTTGATTCTTACGTTTATTATTTCATAGCTAATATTTCCGCTTCAAAAGTTATTATTTCATAgctaatttaaattattagacccCTCATTCCTACATAAGATGTAGGGACTATCATTATTTAGAATAGTTggttatttatttgttttattttatttttttagatgttGGTTTTGTTTAAAAGAGTTATCCTACGGGTATGAGTTGTTCTATAGTGTGTTAAGACTAAATTAAGACCACATCAATCCTATTGGATAGATATTTACATCTCTTTTGTTTTATCTTCAGTTAATGTGCATTGTAGCATTACATAgtatttctaaattattgcaTAATAAATCATTCTTTTGAGCTTAATTTGAGTGCCATAAAAATTGGGAGTGCTCGATCTTCAGGTGTGaacttcaaaaagaaaaaagaataatgaaAACGATAGAAGAGATAGCGAGTACAGTTCCAGCGTCCTTAGATTTGACCGATGAGAGCGAAATCTTAACCATAAGATCATGTCATTAGAAGATTAGTTTATGCAAATCGTGGTATAACAACCTCCACACAACCAGATTTCTATTGTTCTTTATAGAAAATTTATGACACAATCAGATCTCTACAAAATCTGCAGATTAGTAACTAATGTGGTGGACCAAAGTTTACATTGAAAGTGGTGGACCAAAGTTTacattgaaaattaattaaattaagtttatgGGAGAGATTCTCATAGCTGGGAGAGTGGGGATCATCTACGCACACCCCCACCCCCTCGTACGTACGCGCATATGTTGCAAAATTTACGCCTAAGGCTTTGGAGATGCCCACGTGATTTGTCGACCCACATTATGCACCTTTTTATGGTTTTTTGGACCACGACACATGACTCAGCATATGTCACGcgtataattaaaaatttaaatatcgtGACACGAGATAGAAcggtacaatatatatatatataacactatATCAATATATgttagttataaaaaaatatatatactgacATATAACggtaaaatattctaattaattattatatatttttatcaaatattttaaaatttattgagaaaattatatattaatttttttaaaaaaatttttgaactGTGTTATCGGCACGGAAGCTGTATGTAATGCGGCCCATACCAACGGACATTTAAATTCTTACTTACAATAGCCGAAAAAGTTTTTTCTATAACAGATATGCTACGTACGTACgcaatattaatttatattttgtgcTTTATAAAGCTCGATTAATCTCAATATAATATAATGATTTAATGATCCATATAAAATTCATACTTTGAGCAGTGAAAATTAAGTCAAAGAGTTCGAAGTTTAATTAAAAGGTTTAGAAAGAAAAGATTTTGTTTGCATACCGTTTTGCAAAATAGAATATCTTTATGAAATATATGTTACTTAGATGATTTTCTCCGGGCACAAAATGAGATTTGAGAAATTATTGTATGCAAAACCATAAATTTATCTTACAGCATATATAGCCTTTAAGTTCAAATTCAgatgactcaaattaaataaaataaaaaaacctattaaatataactataacatatactgtaaaaataatgatttttaCAATGTtgacatgtttttttttcttttgagtaaTAACCCCCAGGGACTTTTAttcaagaaaaaataatgtGGGCATGTTTGGTGTTGTAGGTGATCATGTAATGACTTGTATTTAGATATTATGTTAACTATCTTTATGGTTCAAGGGCCCTGTGTATATATTGCTGCTCATGCAATAATTTACACACAaacacaaagagagagagaggataataTATGGAGTTGGTTACAGTAGAGGTGTAGCAGGATGTCATGTGATATGCTGGGGCTCTCATGAgtgtggagagagagatagagagagagaaagagagagatcatGGGTTAGAGAGTGAGAGAGCAATGTCTCATTACTTCCATGTTGGTGGTTTATCTCCACCATAATGTATGTGTGGTACTTGTTCATCTGTCTACCTCTTATCTTAATTaccttctctctcactctctcttctcttacaTTTTCATTTCTCCTGCCAATGTGTTTGCATCTCCTCTTCCTTTCATAAACCATCTCCACCCTTTCCAGATAAGTATTATATAAATCAGTttatagttattaaaaaaaatgtttacatATATATCTTAGTTAGTTCTAACACTTAAATATAAGCATATTcctatttcttattttttttcaaaagaatttcgGTACCAGTGGCATAGGCTCTTGTCGAGAGTTTGTAGGTGGAGTGTGACATGTTGTGTACTATGTCATGCCAATATATGCCGATAATAAAAATACCTGTTCATCTGCCGACAAATTATGTTGATATTTtatggcataaaatatttattttttacaccaGTATATTCTAATTAGTTATGCACTttgttaaaatagttatttgcTATTTCAAAAACAGAGTATGTTGAGATGCTGAAATATAGGCACTTAAAACCTGGTTTCTTCGTCATGAGCTTCAGTGCATGCATGTACCAAAAACTTAAGTAATTAAATTAACTAGCTAATTAATATAAGTACCAATTTAGCTCCAAGTGTTTCAAGAAGCGCACTTCAACTTTATTTTAGGGCACAATATGACTTCTCAAGAAAGAAAAGGATAGCAAAATAATAAGTGTTTAATATTTAAAGTGTAGTCATTttcaagttaaaaattttaatttgacgCAGACATTTAACCATTGTCGGCAAATTAAGATCAGAGGCTCAAGCATGGCTTTAGGGATCGATTAATCAAcaatattaatcattaatttgtAGGTAAAGTAGAGGCAAAAGGGAGGTGTTTGAAATGTGTGACATAATTCATTAAGAGTGTCACGTTCCTAATTAATCTATTAATAAGACCGTAGAGCTAATTATAAGCTAGCCGTACGTGTTATCTTTCGGTCCATTTTGTGATTGCATTTGCGTGTCCCACAAAAATCTGATCACCAATCACTTACCGATTCGATTCATTGCATGCGATTCTATGATTGCTAAACCAGTTTTGGCATATATTGCGTACGTATGTACGTAGCTAGGTATTATTTTTTCCAACTAAAATGATTAGGTTTCATAAATCTGATCTGTCTTTTTAAATTGATTTGTACGCGATTGATTCTGTAGTAAcaataaataacaatatatatatatatatatgtattcatGATCTCGCTGCTTGCACAGGGTGGGAGGCGTGGACAAAGCGTGTGGAGAGACGTGGCCATACCACAATTGCATATATATGAGCCGAGACACAATATTGAGCTCTCAACGTTTCCTTAGAACCCTCCACACATCTACACAAGTGCCATCTCTCTTTGGTCCCCCCTAAACCAAAATACCCACGCGAGCttcttaactctctctctctctctctctctagatctctctctctcttgagtaTCTTTGCATTGCTTTTCTCACTCTATTTAAGGTAAATATATGTAGAGAGAATGAGGAGATaatctaagagagagagagagagagagagagagagagagagagagagagagaaggagagggaatTGTAATAGAGTGGAGGCATTTGGGAGCTTGGTAGGAATTTTTCCACTGGGGTCAGGTACTAATTAATCCTACATTTTATATGTTGAGCATAAACATTAATAATActatctttttaattaattgatagcttaaatttttttacgaTACGTGGTTGTTTctgttaattattttaatatgatgTCAGAACAAGAGATTTTGAGTTCGAATCCCATTCGACTTGTTATCCATTATAGTggaagcttttggaggtaactgattatttcgttttttttttttacattattttgtttaattccATGCATATAATAACCCTAAATTTTAATGACCATGTTTGTGTCGTAAAGATTAATTTTCCATCCTTTTCGACTaaattgatttttcatttttttagatactttaGATACTATGGTATCAGAGAATCTagtcctaattaattaattagcccacttctacattattttatataacatttttatttataaaaataagataaaaagatAGTAAGAATATGCGTAGAGGAGTCGTGATAATgcgcactacaacagaattaggttatagggatacatgtttgggacacttttgagtaagtgttccatttatactaaaacttaaaaacgcatatactaatacctaaatataaagcccaatccaaccaaaaataaaagattactctactcaacccaccacacccagtccatttggtccgattacaaacagaaaagaaaaaaaaaagaaaaatcaattaccatcttctcttctctcttcactcaatccactgaaattctagacgaagagcctttactgtcgtcctcctccgccaccgcagccaacgagatagagttttggcggttgctaaatgcttaaataagtgttggtaaattagtagcactcttttaggttatagcgacactctttaactgtcactatatacctagcgaccccacatatagcaacactttttaaaagtgtcggtaattttagctagtagcacttttttgacatgtgcctatatttaaaagtgtcgctatagaccgtttttgttgtagtagcGGTAGATTTGACTCGGACGTTGGTCCAAAAACATAGAGATGTATTGTATGCTGGTGCATTGTCATCGTCAATAAGgagtaaaaattaaactctTTTTTTAGTGGGCACATATGTTCAAATCCCCATCTCCCCCCCCCCTATATTCATTTTTTGTCACCTACAAAAACGAGTCAACTAATTTGTACTTttaactgaccgtccctagagcaagtgacaaagggctcgGTGGTTAGTACcggagacccaagttcgaatcctaattaattcacattttcagttaagtttatttctaaatgaaataaatgaaacggatagcgtgctacctatctctctcaaaaaaaaaaaaaaaaaaaaaaagttgtaccTTTCCTAGCTTTGCTCCTTGTATTAGCCATCACACTAATTAAGGAGATAAACATAGgcatctttaaattttaatattggtCGATAAAGATTTGACCAAATTCATTGAATTTGATAATTAACttgttttatgaaaaattaatggCTATTACATGAATCAGCTGAAACTATAGTCAATTTGTTTTAAGCTCCAATTTATTTAGGGCTTCTATATATACCCAATTTAGCTATATGAACATCAAGAGTTTatatattagttaaaaaaaGATACTTTATTTATGTAGAACAAATTAATcaacaattatatatgttaCTACTATATCACATGGAATAACGCACCCTCTTGGTCATGCTGTAAAACACGTATGTTGTACGTATCGAACGAGCCACGCCTACAATTGTGCTTTGTTTTCACCTACCAACTTGTATATATTGATAACGTTGTGATCTCAATCTCCTCTTCTTGTTCAAGGTTACTAGAGATCAAAACACAGCTGCAACCAATGGACTCGGACCCACCACTTCTCTCCACGTACCGCGCTCTCTTCGACGCCCGCGATCGCGAACGGATCGATCCCGATGCGATCGCCTTGACCGCAGCATCGGACGAGTGTGAGCTTCCCCTCATCGATCTCGACCGTCTAAACGTAGCTGGTCACGACGGTCGCGACGCGACGGAGAAGTGTAAGAGGGAGATAGTGGAGGCTGCCTCTCAATGGGGCTTCTTCCAGGTGGTGAACCACGGCGTGTCCAACGAGCTCATCGCGAGGGTGAGGGAGGAGCAGGTGAGCGTGTTTCGGCGGCCGTTCGCGAAGAAGGCGACGGAGCAGCTTTTGGATTTCGCCCCCGATAGCTACCGGTGGGGGACGCCGACCGCCTCGTCACCTGACCAGTTGTCGTGGTCGGAGGCATATCATATTCCTCTGACGCCGTCGGCTGCGCCCGGTCCCACCGAGGGCGCAACCAGGTACCTGTTCTTGTGTCTGGATTTTGCATAACTCTGACGCAcgcatataaaaatataagtacTTTTTCATATATTAGTGTACAGTAATTTTCTGCTCTCTGCTCTGCTTACTGTCAAACTTGTTTATTACATACGGTAGAAACTATTGCCTGGACCAAGTCCACAATGTCAGCTTAATTTGGACCACTTTGCGATCTAGCTACTGCACAGTTTCCAAATTTAAAGTCATTTCACAttattattcaaccaacaattTCTTCGACCAAAAAAACACGTTATGTATCGTTAAGATTACTTCTTCGATCGAGCACTAGTAAATTAAGGGACAATTAATTATggactaattaattaagaaggaATGCATTCTAATACAGGCACATAGTCGAGGAGTTTTCGACGGCGATGTCGCGATTAGCGCATAAGCTCGCAGGTATACTCGCGGAGGGATTAGGGGAGGGGGATCAGGGATACATAAAGGAGAAGTGCACGTGTAATACGTGCTACTTACGGTTAAACCGATATCCACCATGCCCGATTCGTTGTGGGGCATTTGGGTTAACCCCTCACACTGATAGTGACTTTCTCACCATCTTACACCAGGATCATGTTGGTGGGCTACAGCTTATGCAGGGGAAGAGGTGGCTCACTGTTAAACCTAATCCCCATGCACTCATCATCAACATTGGTGACCTGTTCCAggtacttaattaattatatatatatggtctcaaatatatatgcatgtttaaTTAGTTAGTTATCTCTTGTGATCATTATGTGGTAACATTTaagatgttcttttttttttttgtctgaatctataaatatatatgtatgtatatatgcagGCATGGAGTAATAACATGTACAAAAGTGTGGAGCACAGAGTGATGTCCAACGCAAAGCTGGAGAGGTTCTCAGTGGCCTATTTCTTGTGCCCCTCTTATGACACTGTGATACAGAGTTATGCAGAGCCTGCTATTTACAGGAAATTTAGCTTTGGGGAATATAGAGAGCAAATCAAAGAAGATGTGCGATTAATGGGGCGTAAAATCGGGCTTACAAGGTTCCTTGCTGTTCAAAGCTTGTGATAGTAatgaaaaatttagataaagcaattgcttaaaatgcatgtgttccACCATTTAACACCATTTGTATATGCCGCGCGCTTGATTATTTTGGTGTTCAAAGTGATTTAAAATTGTGGGCAAAATTCAACAAAATCCGAGTCTACAATAGTTGTTTGAAACAATTATAAGATTTATATGGCTTATTCTAACTTTCTATCAGTTTCGATGTTAATACGTATATAATTCTTAAACGAAACGGGTATCATGCTATGCTACgtactttttctcaaaaaaaatatttagaggcCACATATTGATCGGGATGGGCCTGTACTTAAAACTCGCTGTGGCATGCGCGCGCCGTAACACTTTTTAACATGTCTCTCTGCATGGATTTTGAAGCACCGACTCGCATCTCAAAACAACTAATgctaatcttttttaaaaaagaagtaaaGTAACATGTTACTGTTTCATTCAATTGGAAAATAAATGTAGCAAAAGAATGAGACAACTGGGCCTTAGGAGCCAAAATAAAAGGATTTATAAATCGATCACTAAAATTCGATCAAAAAAAAGCTACGTAGCACAAAAAGAGAGACAAAGGTTCCTAAACAAACAAATGTTCAGTAACAAAAATCATGATTGCCGATGAATTTAACGTTCTCAGGGAAATAAGCTGTGACCTATTTTATTGAACAAAAATTTAGTGGGACCAGTTTCCAACGTAAGACTGTCTTATCTGTTATTCGT encodes:
- the LOC109712442 gene encoding gibberellin 2-beta-dioxygenase 8-like isoform X2 yields the protein MMSEQEILSSNPIRLVIHYSGSFWRLLEIKTQLQPMDSDPPLLSTYRALFDARDRERIDPDAIALTAASDECELPLIDLDRLNVAGHDGRDATEKCKREIVEAASQWGFFQVVNHGVSNELIARVREEQVSVFRRPFAKKATEQLLDFAPDSYRWGTPTASSPDQLSWSEAYHIPLTPSAAPGPTEGATRHIVEEFSTAMSRLAHKLAGILAEGLGEGDQGYIKEKCTCNTCYLRLNRYPPCPIRCGAFGLTPHTDSDFLTILHQDHVGGLQLMQGKRWLTVKPNPHALIINIGDLFQAWSNNMYKSVEHRVMSNAKLERFSVAYFLCPSYDTVIQSYAEPAIYRKFSFGEYREQIKEDVRLMGRKIGLTRFLAVQSL
- the LOC109712442 gene encoding gibberellin 2-beta-dioxygenase 8-like isoform X1: MLYVSNEPRLQLCFVFTYQLVYIDNVVISISSSCSRLLEIKTQLQPMDSDPPLLSTYRALFDARDRERIDPDAIALTAASDECELPLIDLDRLNVAGHDGRDATEKCKREIVEAASQWGFFQVVNHGVSNELIARVREEQVSVFRRPFAKKATEQLLDFAPDSYRWGTPTASSPDQLSWSEAYHIPLTPSAAPGPTEGATRHIVEEFSTAMSRLAHKLAGILAEGLGEGDQGYIKEKCTCNTCYLRLNRYPPCPIRCGAFGLTPHTDSDFLTILHQDHVGGLQLMQGKRWLTVKPNPHALIINIGDLFQAWSNNMYKSVEHRVMSNAKLERFSVAYFLCPSYDTVIQSYAEPAIYRKFSFGEYREQIKEDVRLMGRKIGLTRFLAVQSL
- the LOC109712442 gene encoding gibberellin 2-beta-dioxygenase 8-like isoform X3, coding for MDSDPPLLSTYRALFDARDRERIDPDAIALTAASDECELPLIDLDRLNVAGHDGRDATEKCKREIVEAASQWGFFQVVNHGVSNELIARVREEQVSVFRRPFAKKATEQLLDFAPDSYRWGTPTASSPDQLSWSEAYHIPLTPSAAPGPTEGATRHIVEEFSTAMSRLAHKLAGILAEGLGEGDQGYIKEKCTCNTCYLRLNRYPPCPIRCGAFGLTPHTDSDFLTILHQDHVGGLQLMQGKRWLTVKPNPHALIINIGDLFQAWSNNMYKSVEHRVMSNAKLERFSVAYFLCPSYDTVIQSYAEPAIYRKFSFGEYREQIKEDVRLMGRKIGLTRFLAVQSL